Below is a window of Tolypothrix bouteillei VB521301 DNA.
CATAAGCGTATTCAAAGACAGATTCCAGTATCCAGACAATGACAGTCAAAAATGAAAGAATTAAGAATTGCCAAAAGATATCTTTCACACCCAACTGAGCAATGATAGAATCTTGCTGCTTTACTACCACATCCACTGCAACGCCAATTAAACCGGGCGGTGCTAAGTCAAAAAGCTTATTGAGGATCGAACAAGCTGTTGCCAGCCAAATTTGTTTGCGATATCGACGTCCGTAATTCAGCAATCGCTTAAGGGGATGGGTTGAAGACGCTCGCCTTCTCGATTTTTGATAAGACCTAAGTATCTTAGCCACTGTCGTAAGTAGATGCTTGGATCTGAATAGTAGCACGACAGCCAACGGCTAAGTGACACCTTAGGTAGTGGGGATTGGGGATTGGAAATTGGAGAGCGGTCAATAATGATGAAAGGTTGTACTGGTTTTGAGTGTTTTACATTCGGTCTGATAGCTTTACAGAGTATCGTTTGCTAAGGTTGAAACAGTTCAAATGTAAAGCCTGTCAATTCAAAACCCAAATTCAAAAACGGTCAACCAAAAATTGAAGGAGAGCAATAACTTGAACAATCAGCAGTTTGCAAATTGGCGAATCACAGTTTTGGGAATTGTATCAGCGATACTTGTGGCTTTAAGCCTAAATTCTTTCATTATTATTAATCCCGGACAAGCAGGGGTATTGAGTATCTTGGGTAAAGCGAAAGATGGAGCTTTGATAGAAGGTATACACCTCATCCCACCTTTTATTTCAGTAGTGGATGTGTACGATTTAACAGTACAAAAGTTTGAAGTTCCTGCAGAAAGTTCGACAAAAGATTTGCAAACTTTAACAGCAAGATTCGCAATTAACTTTCGGATCGACCCGGTGCAGGTTGTTGAAATTAGAAGAAAACAAGGAACACTAGAAAATATTGTTACCAAAATTATTGCCCCACAAACGCAGGAATCTTTTAAGATTGCAGCCGCAAGAAGAACGGTAGAAGAAGCAATTACTAAAAGAAGTGAATTAAAAGAAGATTTTGACACTGCCTTAGGTCAACGATTAGATAAATATGGAATAATAGTGTTGGATACTAGTGTAGTAGATTTAACATTTTCTCCGGAGTTTGCTAGAGCGGTAGAAGAAAAACAAATTGCCGAACAAAGAGCACAAAGAGCAGTTTATGTGGCACGAGAAGCCGAACAAGAAGCACAAGCAGAAATCAATCGCGCTAAAGGTAAAGCAGAAGCTCAAAGACTTTTAGCCGAAACCTTGAAAGCTCAAGGAGGACAGTTAGTTTTGCAGAAAGAAGCTATTGAAGCTTGGAAAACTGGTGGTGCTCAAATGCCAAAAGTTTTAGTAATGGATAGCAATTCTAAGAATACTCCGCCATTTCTTTTTAACTTAGGCAATACATTGAACAGTAACCAGGAATAAGTAACTACCATTGACCAATAATCAGTAACAACCTAAGGATAATAAATTTATATATGACTAATCGAAAGCAAAGCAATTTGAACATTCAAGAAGCTAAAAAAATTCTTAATAAGTTTAACTGCGTAGATATTGCCCCCACTCTCAAGTCATCAGAAAAGACTGGAGTTCGGGAAGCGTTAATTTTTATTGCCAATCTTGCTGACTATCAAATTTTAGGTATCTGTGCCGATACTGCTGAAGAAGGAATGTTAGCAATGAAAACTTATTCTCACGCCTTTGGTTACGAACCACCAAGCGATTTACCTATGATGGATGGACCAGTTTACATCAAATTGAATGGGAAAAATGGCTTGTGCTACCTTGATTCTTACTCAGGACACCACCGAGGAGTGCTTGTTAGCTGTCAATCTTATTCGCAAGGTGGAGTCAACGAAATGTTCGGGCATTTACCTTTGGATTTGTTTGTTTAGTGAGTGGTTAGCACTTAGCAATGTGAATTCAATAAATTGCAATACTCTTGTGTGGTAGGTATCCCCGCCCGCCTGTTTTTTGGGACTGGTAACTGTACGTTCGCTCATTTTTAACGGCAATATTTAATTAAGCCTTACGTAAAAATCCCCGTTTTTCTTTTAGATTAAGGCTTTAATTCCCCTTCGGATCTCAAAATAAGCGAACGCACAGTATTTTAGCTACACCGCAAATTCAACCGCTCGGAACAAACCACTCTTCTCCACGGCGATTCAAAGCATGGGTGACTTCATCTTGAGTCGCAAATCGTTCTGCTTGATTTTGCAGTCGGATTAACAAATCACAAATATTTTGTTTTGTTTTGCTTTTGTCAGTACAAACCTGCGAGTTAAAGGAAGCAAGCAAAATCGGTCTAATTCTGGATTGTGGACAATAAGAGATAGCTGCAAAGTAGAAGTGAGAGCATAGCCGTACTCGTCAGAATCTCGTGCTTCAACAATATAGGACGTTCTCATGCATCCAGTCTGGCTTGCAATCTCTTAATTTCTTCCTGTTCAAACGTCAGACTGTTTAATAAGTGAATGGGTCTATCGACTCCATAGGTAGCAAGAATTTCCTCGATAGCATAGAGATTTTTCTGATGTACTGCGATTAATTTGCAAATTTTTATAATTTCTTCTTCTTTTTCCAAAAAAACATTTTTTGAAAAGTTAATGAATAAGCCAATTAGAAATTTTTTATTGTTCTACTGCCATCAACTAAATTAAAAACAATTTTTAATAATAAAAATAATTTAACCTTTTTCAAAAGAGGTATGAATTATGTGGTTGGAATTTGTGACTATTTAGTATACTATACCTAGGATCTACTCTGACAAGTTCTAAGTTATTAAATATACGTGTTATCATTTCAGTAGAGTCGGAGATTAGTAATAATATGGTTTGGAGCAGGGACTTCTAAATAAAAATGTTTTACTTGTCCTTCTAAAATGTTGCTCCTCAACCGTTCTGCAGGTACTTACAGTAGTTCTCATCCAAAAGAGAAACAACCCATCAGCGTCGAGGGTGCGGTTCCCAAACTCCTGAATGTACCAAGCACTGTATGGGCGTAATGCCTTGCGTCCCTACTAACCATCAACCACTAACTAAATACTATGGGTATTATTACACTACAATCAGTCAAAAAAGATTTTGGTATTAAAGAAATTCTCAAAGAAGCAAGTTTTAGCCTAGATGCAAACGATAAAGTCGGATTAATTGGAACGAATGGATCTGGAAAATCCACATTATTAAAAATGATTGCGGGGTTAGAACCAATTGATAGCGGTCAAATCATAGCTAATTCTGGAGCTAAAATCATTTATTTACCCCAACAACCAGAAGTTGATGAGAATCACACAGTTTTAGAGCAAGTTTTCGCTGACAGTGGCGAACAAATGACATTAGTGCGGGAGTACGAAGAACTTTCAGACAAATTAGCCCACGCACCAGAAGATAAACAGCTACTGTCGCGTTTATCCTCTGTCATGCAACGGATGGATTCCATTAATGCTTGGGAATTGGAAACAAATGCGAAAATCATTCTTTCCCAATTAGGGATCGCAGACTTTAATGCTCTAGTTGGTACTTTATCTGGTGGCTATCGCAAACGAATCGCTTTGGCTACAGCTTTGCTGTCTGAACCCGATTTATTGCTCATGGATGAACCGACAAACCATTTAGATGCCAATTCTGTAGAGTGGTTGCAAAGTTACTTAAATCGTTACCGTGGCGCACTCTTACTCATAACTCACGATCGCTACTTTTTGGATAAAGTCACCAATCGGATTATTGAGATTGACCGAGGGGACATTTATACTTACACCGGGAACTACTCTTACTACTTAGAAAAGAAAGCATTAGCTGAAGAATCTGCTGTTAGCACTCAACGAAAACATCAAGGTGTCTTGCGGCGTGAATTGGAATGGCTAAAACGGGGACCAAAAGCCCGCAGTACAAAACAAAAAGCCAGAATTGACCGCATTCAAGCCATGAGGGAAACGGAGTTTAAACAAGTTCAAGGTAAGGTTGATATTTCTACAGTTAGCCGTCGTATTGGAAAAAAAGTTATTGAAATTACTAATGTATCTAAGGCGTATAATGAAAGAACGTTAATTAAAGATTTTACCTATGAATTTAGCCCGGAAGACAGAGTTGGTATCATTGGTGGGAATGGTGCGGGTAAATCAACTTTACTAAATATCATTACGGGACGCACTACCCCAGATGCCGGACT
It encodes the following:
- a CDS encoding prohibitin family protein, encoding MNNQQFANWRITVLGIVSAILVALSLNSFIIINPGQAGVLSILGKAKDGALIEGIHLIPPFISVVDVYDLTVQKFEVPAESSTKDLQTLTARFAINFRIDPVQVVEIRRKQGTLENIVTKIIAPQTQESFKIAAARRTVEEAITKRSELKEDFDTALGQRLDKYGIIVLDTSVVDLTFSPEFARAVEEKQIAEQRAQRAVYVAREAEQEAQAEINRAKGKAEAQRLLAETLKAQGGQLVLQKEAIEAWKTGGAQMPKVLVMDSNSKNTPPFLFNLGNTLNSNQE
- a CDS encoding ABC-F family ATP-binding cassette domain-containing protein; translation: MGIITLQSVKKDFGIKEILKEASFSLDANDKVGLIGTNGSGKSTLLKMIAGLEPIDSGQIIANSGAKIIYLPQQPEVDENHTVLEQVFADSGEQMTLVREYEELSDKLAHAPEDKQLLSRLSSVMQRMDSINAWELETNAKIILSQLGIADFNALVGTLSGGYRKRIALATALLSEPDLLLMDEPTNHLDANSVEWLQSYLNRYRGALLLITHDRYFLDKVTNRIIEIDRGDIYTYTGNYSYYLEKKALAEESAVSTQRKHQGVLRRELEWLKRGPKARSTKQKARIDRIQAMRETEFKQVQGKVDISTVSRRIGKKVIEITNVSKAYNERTLIKDFTYEFSPEDRVGIIGGNGAGKSTLLNIITGRTTPDAGLVDIGSTIHIGYFDQHSEELLSALNENQRVIDYIKEEGEFISIADGTRITASQMLERFLFPGNQQYAPIHKLSGGEKRRLFLLRILMSAPNVLILDEPTNDLDVQTLAVLEDYLEDFSGCAIAVSHDRFFLDRTVDTIFAFEEGGHIRQYPGNYSVYLDYKKAEEEKLQQSTPTKEKQKNNVETINKTSQSQDNGTKKKRGLSNWEKREFEQLEGKIAQLETEKTEAEKALTKVPPGNYSQVQKLYEQVETLKQAIDTATERWLELAERES
- a CDS encoding DUF1824 family protein; amino-acid sequence: MTNRKQSNLNIQEAKKILNKFNCVDIAPTLKSSEKTGVREALIFIANLADYQILGICADTAEEGMLAMKTYSHAFGYEPPSDLPMMDGPVYIKLNGKNGLCYLDSYSGHHRGVLVSCQSYSQGGVNEMFGHLPLDLFV